One stretch of Scatophagus argus isolate fScaArg1 chromosome 18, fScaArg1.pri, whole genome shotgun sequence DNA includes these proteins:
- the LOC124049817 gene encoding ankyrin repeat and SAM domain-containing protein 6-like isoform X2 — protein MNFGVPANSLLLFRACDEGDYETARGILEPGAPKESGRQSRLRSEAGSECNAADMLSLVPVDCTDEEGNTALQFASASGHENLVRFLLRKGASVDSRNNYGWTPLMQAARFGHLTVAHILLENGAEINGRNRLGASVLTMAARGGHTHVVKLLLESGAYVDDYDHLAVAAEAVSNGNNNNSCSTAGFGGGEGCPGGGGGGREFMDITALMVASQHGHEAAVRLLLEWGSDVNFSQKTTGWGPLMVATLSGKVAVGQQLVERGADPDRVNVLSKTAFELAMQLKQRDIKAYLDSITTVRPQTDDERRRPDVFSALKLGNAQLVKEILEEDPSQVNSSNQEGASPLMMAAVSGQLEVVQLMVEKNADIDKQDGVHGWTALMQATYHGNKDIVKYLLSQGADVNLRAKNGYTAFDLVMLLNDPDTELVRLLASVCMQVHKEKSKLPGRALMTRSKSRQSLSNVPVPPDDKGGLKSWWSRMSNRFRRLKLTHTLRHGLSSNRLAPFSDDAEASLDATMKVNRKPAAVSNGTLAPSPAVGGNDISAAWAVKSKDAGLCRASSEKEDLLMTTMLRNGAPSTRLPNDKLKAVIPPFLPPSNFEPWNSDRSRLLREGKTEAPRLPMPPQRKLNSSGNSDITSISRVVSRSIKFPSIPKGPSSSSPSNSGHYHSPHSSGGSNGVAGINRDSHNRSGGSADSVLSQIAAQRKRAAGLMDVKAHTPEKQHSQTQSQPSVPSSGPGLPLPDISLPDIHSHPSLVSSDIHSRRKMELKKRPQSGNSSTSKSTSPTLTPSPSPTPKPPTGPGDSLSSASSHPRSKSSGGSSSGTITDEDELSSILKKLSLEKYQPIFEEQEVDMEAFLTLTDGDLKELGIKTDGPRQQILAAISELNAGKGRERQILQETIHNFQSSFGSSASNPRQAAPTSWMRHQVRSSNKR, from the exons ATGAATTTCGGTGTCCCCGCAAATTCGCTGTTGCTTTTTCGTGCCTGCGACGAGGGGGACTATGAAACCGCTCGGGGTATCCTGGAACCCGGTGCCCCGAAAGAGTCCGGGCGGCAGAGCAGGCTGCGGTCAGAAGCTGGGTCGGAGTGCAACGCCGCGGACATGTTGTCGTTGGTACCGGTGGACTGTACGGACGAGGAGGGGAACACCGCCCTGCAGTTTGCGTCGGCCAGCGGTCATGAGAACCTGGTCCGGTTCTTGTTACGAAAGGGAGCCTCGGTGGACAGCCGCAACAACTACGGCTGGACCCCGCTGATGCAGGCTGCTAG GTTTGGTCACCTGACAGTTGCCCACATCTTGTTGGAGAACGGAGCAGAAATTAACGGACGAAACAGACTTGGTGCGAGTGTCCTGACTATGGCAGCCCGTGGGGGACACACTCATGTGGTCAAGCTACTCCTGGAGAGCGGGGCCTACGTCGATGACTATGATCACCTAGCTGTTGCTGCGGAGGCAGTCTCAAacggcaacaacaacaacagctgcag CACGGCTGGTTTTGGAGGTGGTGAAGGCTGTCCAGGAGGAGGCGGTGGAGGCAGAGAATTCATGGACATCACAGCCCTGATGGTGGCATCTCAGCATGGCCATGAGGCTGCAGTGCGCCTCCTGCTAGAGTGGGGTTCTGATGTGAACTTTTCCCAGAAGACCACTGGCTGGGGACCCTTGATGGTAGCCACCCTCAGTGGAAAG GTGGCTGTGGGTCAGCAGCTGGTGGAGCGTGGAGCTGACCCAGACCGAGTCAATGTCCTGTCCAAGACGGCCTTTGAACTAGCCATGCAGCTTAAACAGAGGGACATCAAGGCCTATCTGGACTCCATCACCACTGTCCGACCTCAGACAG ATGATGAGAGAAGAAGACCTGATGTGTTCAGTGCCCTCAAGCTGG GAAATGCTCAGCTAGTCAAAGAGATCCTGGAGGAGGATCCCAGTCAGGTGAATTCATCCAATCAGGAGGGAGCATCACCGCTCATGATGGCTGCAGTCAGTGGTCAGTTGGAAGTGGTGCAGCTGATGGTAGAGAAGAATGCCGACATAGACAAACAAGATGGCGTCCATGGGTGGACTGCTTTAATGCAGGCCACCTATCATGG GAATAAAGACATTGTCAAGTACCTGTTGAGTCAAGGGGCTGATGTCAACCTTCGAGCCAAGAATGGATACACAGCCTTTGATTTGGTCATGCTGCTGAATGACCCAG ACACTGAGCTGGTGCGCCTCTTAGCATCAGTGTGTATGCAAGTACACAAGGAGAAGTCGAAGCTCCCTGGCAGAGCCTTAATGACTCGCTCCAAAAGCCGACAGTCTCTCAGCAATGTTCCTGTGCCACCTGATGACAAGGGAGGCCTTAAG TCCTGGTGGAGTCGAATGTCAAATCGGTTCCGACGGCTCAAGTTGACCCACACCTTGAGGCACGGCCTTTCGTCCAACCGCCTGGCTCCATTCTCAGACGATGCTGAAGCGTCACTGGATGCCACAATGAAGGTGAATAGGaagcctgctgctgtgtctaATGGGACGCTGGCACCAAGTCCTGCCGTGGGAGGGAATGACATCAGCGCTGCCTGGGCCGTCAAGAGCAAAGATGCTG GTCTTTGCAGGGCATCCTCAGAAAAGGAGGACTTACTTATGACTACTATG CTGAGAAATGGTGCGCCCTCTACCCGGCTGCCCAACGACAAGCTAAAAGCAGTGATCCCTCCCTTCCTGCCTCCGTCCAACTTTGAGCCGTGGAATTCGGACCGTTCGCGTCTCCTCAGGGAGGGAAAGACCGAAGCGCCCCGTCTGCCCATGCCACCCCAGAGGAAGCTGAACAGCAGTGGAAACTCAGATATT ACGTCTATCAGTCGTGTGGTTAGCAGGTCCATTAAGTTTCCCAGCATTCCCAAGGGGCCATCCTCCTCGTCTCCTTCAAACTCTGGTCACTACCACTCCCCCCACTCCTCAGGAGGCTCCAATGGCGTGGCAGGGATCAACAGGGACTCCCACAACCGTTCAG GTGGCAGTGCAGACAGCGTTCTCTCCCAGATAGCAGCCCAAAGGAAGCGAGCGGCAGGCCTAATGGACGTGAAGGCCCACACTCCGGAGAAACAGCACAGCCAGACGCAGAGCCAACCCTCAGTGCCATCCTCAGGCCCCGGCCTGCCGCTGCCCGACATAAGCCTTCCTGACATCCACTCCCATCCCAGCCTGGTTTCTTCTGACATCCACTCGAGAAGG AAGATGGAGCTGAAGAAGAGACCTCAGTCTGGGAATTCCTCCACCTCCAAGAGCACATCGCCCACTCTGACTCCGTCTCCTTCCCCAACCCCTAAGCCTCCTACTGGGCCAGGGGACTCTCTGTCCTCGGCCTCTTCCCATCCTCGCTCCAAGAGCAGTGGTGGCTCCAGCAGTGGCACCATAACTGATGAAG atgAGCTGTCTAGTATATTGAAAAAACTGTCCCTTGAGAAATACCAGCCCATATTTGAGGAACAGGAG GTGGACATGGAGGCGTTCCTGACTCTAACAGATGGAGACCTGAAGGAGCTGGGCATTAAAACAGATGGACCCAGACAACAGATCTTGGCTGCCATATCAGAGCTCAATGCTGGAAAG GGCCGAGAAAGGCAGATCCTTCAAGAGACCATCCACAACTTCCAGTCTTCTTTTGGCAGCAGTGCCAGTAACCCAAGACAAGCAG CACCAACGAGTTGGATGAGACACCAGGTTCGTTCCTCTAACAAAAGATAA
- the LOC124049817 gene encoding ankyrin repeat and SAM domain-containing protein 6-like isoform X1, giving the protein MNFGVPANSLLLFRACDEGDYETARGILEPGAPKESGRQSRLRSEAGSECNAADMLSLVPVDCTDEEGNTALQFASASGHENLVRFLLRKGASVDSRNNYGWTPLMQAARFGHLTVAHILLENGAEINGRNRLGASVLTMAARGGHTHVVKLLLESGAYVDDYDHLAVAAEAVSNGNNNNSCSTAGFGGGEGCPGGGGGGREFMDITALMVASQHGHEAAVRLLLEWGSDVNFSQKTTGWGPLMVATLSGKVAVGQQLVERGADPDRVNVLSKTAFELAMQLKQRDIKAYLDSITTVRPQTDDERRRPDVFSALKLGNAQLVKEILEEDPSQVNSSNQEGASPLMMAAVSGQLEVVQLMVEKNADIDKQDGVHGWTALMQATYHGNKDIVKYLLSQGADVNLRAKNGYTAFDLVMLLNDPDTELVRLLASVCMQVHKEKSKLPGRALMTRSKSRQSLSNVPVPPDDKGGLKSWWSRMSNRFRRLKLTHTLRHGLSSNRLAPFSDDAEASLDATMKVNRKPAAVSNGTLAPSPAVGGNDISAAWAVKSKDAGLCRASSEKEDLLMTTMLRNGAPSTRLPNDKLKAVIPPFLPPSNFEPWNSDRSRLLREGKTEAPRLPMPPQRKLNSSGNSDITSISRVVSRSIKFPSIPKGPSSSSPSNSGHYHSPHSSGGSNGVAGINRDSHNRSGGSADSVLSQIAAQRKRAAGLMDVKAHTPEKQHSQTQSQPSVPSSGPGLPLPDISLPDIHSHPSLVSSDIHSRRKMELKKRPQSGNSSTSKSTSPTLTPSPSPTPKPPTGPGDSLSSASSHPRSKSSGGSSSGTITDEDELSSILKKLSLEKYQPIFEEQEVDMEAFLTLTDGDLKELGIKTDGPRQQILAAISELNAGKGRERQILQETIHNFQSSFGSSASNPRQAGEARSPTSWMRHQVRSSNKR; this is encoded by the exons ATGAATTTCGGTGTCCCCGCAAATTCGCTGTTGCTTTTTCGTGCCTGCGACGAGGGGGACTATGAAACCGCTCGGGGTATCCTGGAACCCGGTGCCCCGAAAGAGTCCGGGCGGCAGAGCAGGCTGCGGTCAGAAGCTGGGTCGGAGTGCAACGCCGCGGACATGTTGTCGTTGGTACCGGTGGACTGTACGGACGAGGAGGGGAACACCGCCCTGCAGTTTGCGTCGGCCAGCGGTCATGAGAACCTGGTCCGGTTCTTGTTACGAAAGGGAGCCTCGGTGGACAGCCGCAACAACTACGGCTGGACCCCGCTGATGCAGGCTGCTAG GTTTGGTCACCTGACAGTTGCCCACATCTTGTTGGAGAACGGAGCAGAAATTAACGGACGAAACAGACTTGGTGCGAGTGTCCTGACTATGGCAGCCCGTGGGGGACACACTCATGTGGTCAAGCTACTCCTGGAGAGCGGGGCCTACGTCGATGACTATGATCACCTAGCTGTTGCTGCGGAGGCAGTCTCAAacggcaacaacaacaacagctgcag CACGGCTGGTTTTGGAGGTGGTGAAGGCTGTCCAGGAGGAGGCGGTGGAGGCAGAGAATTCATGGACATCACAGCCCTGATGGTGGCATCTCAGCATGGCCATGAGGCTGCAGTGCGCCTCCTGCTAGAGTGGGGTTCTGATGTGAACTTTTCCCAGAAGACCACTGGCTGGGGACCCTTGATGGTAGCCACCCTCAGTGGAAAG GTGGCTGTGGGTCAGCAGCTGGTGGAGCGTGGAGCTGACCCAGACCGAGTCAATGTCCTGTCCAAGACGGCCTTTGAACTAGCCATGCAGCTTAAACAGAGGGACATCAAGGCCTATCTGGACTCCATCACCACTGTCCGACCTCAGACAG ATGATGAGAGAAGAAGACCTGATGTGTTCAGTGCCCTCAAGCTGG GAAATGCTCAGCTAGTCAAAGAGATCCTGGAGGAGGATCCCAGTCAGGTGAATTCATCCAATCAGGAGGGAGCATCACCGCTCATGATGGCTGCAGTCAGTGGTCAGTTGGAAGTGGTGCAGCTGATGGTAGAGAAGAATGCCGACATAGACAAACAAGATGGCGTCCATGGGTGGACTGCTTTAATGCAGGCCACCTATCATGG GAATAAAGACATTGTCAAGTACCTGTTGAGTCAAGGGGCTGATGTCAACCTTCGAGCCAAGAATGGATACACAGCCTTTGATTTGGTCATGCTGCTGAATGACCCAG ACACTGAGCTGGTGCGCCTCTTAGCATCAGTGTGTATGCAAGTACACAAGGAGAAGTCGAAGCTCCCTGGCAGAGCCTTAATGACTCGCTCCAAAAGCCGACAGTCTCTCAGCAATGTTCCTGTGCCACCTGATGACAAGGGAGGCCTTAAG TCCTGGTGGAGTCGAATGTCAAATCGGTTCCGACGGCTCAAGTTGACCCACACCTTGAGGCACGGCCTTTCGTCCAACCGCCTGGCTCCATTCTCAGACGATGCTGAAGCGTCACTGGATGCCACAATGAAGGTGAATAGGaagcctgctgctgtgtctaATGGGACGCTGGCACCAAGTCCTGCCGTGGGAGGGAATGACATCAGCGCTGCCTGGGCCGTCAAGAGCAAAGATGCTG GTCTTTGCAGGGCATCCTCAGAAAAGGAGGACTTACTTATGACTACTATG CTGAGAAATGGTGCGCCCTCTACCCGGCTGCCCAACGACAAGCTAAAAGCAGTGATCCCTCCCTTCCTGCCTCCGTCCAACTTTGAGCCGTGGAATTCGGACCGTTCGCGTCTCCTCAGGGAGGGAAAGACCGAAGCGCCCCGTCTGCCCATGCCACCCCAGAGGAAGCTGAACAGCAGTGGAAACTCAGATATT ACGTCTATCAGTCGTGTGGTTAGCAGGTCCATTAAGTTTCCCAGCATTCCCAAGGGGCCATCCTCCTCGTCTCCTTCAAACTCTGGTCACTACCACTCCCCCCACTCCTCAGGAGGCTCCAATGGCGTGGCAGGGATCAACAGGGACTCCCACAACCGTTCAG GTGGCAGTGCAGACAGCGTTCTCTCCCAGATAGCAGCCCAAAGGAAGCGAGCGGCAGGCCTAATGGACGTGAAGGCCCACACTCCGGAGAAACAGCACAGCCAGACGCAGAGCCAACCCTCAGTGCCATCCTCAGGCCCCGGCCTGCCGCTGCCCGACATAAGCCTTCCTGACATCCACTCCCATCCCAGCCTGGTTTCTTCTGACATCCACTCGAGAAGG AAGATGGAGCTGAAGAAGAGACCTCAGTCTGGGAATTCCTCCACCTCCAAGAGCACATCGCCCACTCTGACTCCGTCTCCTTCCCCAACCCCTAAGCCTCCTACTGGGCCAGGGGACTCTCTGTCCTCGGCCTCTTCCCATCCTCGCTCCAAGAGCAGTGGTGGCTCCAGCAGTGGCACCATAACTGATGAAG atgAGCTGTCTAGTATATTGAAAAAACTGTCCCTTGAGAAATACCAGCCCATATTTGAGGAACAGGAG GTGGACATGGAGGCGTTCCTGACTCTAACAGATGGAGACCTGAAGGAGCTGGGCATTAAAACAGATGGACCCAGACAACAGATCTTGGCTGCCATATCAGAGCTCAATGCTGGAAAG GGCCGAGAAAGGCAGATCCTTCAAGAGACCATCCACAACTTCCAGTCTTCTTTTGGCAGCAGTGCCAGTAACCCAAGACAAGCAGGTGAAGCTCGCT CACCAACGAGTTGGATGAGACACCAGGTTCGTTCCTCTAACAAAAGATAA